CCAGCACTACGACGACGCCCCCGGGCTGCTGCTGCGCTTCGAGCCCGCCGCGATCCGCTTCGCCCGCCGCTTCGCCCCGGGCTTCTGCCTGAAGCCCTTCCGCTCGGCGCGCCAGATCAACGCCGCCGCGCTCGAGTGGCTCGACGTCGCCCCGAAGGGCCGCCCGGCCTTCATGTTCCTCAACTACATGGAGCCGCATCAGCCCTGGCTCGCGCCGGCGCCGCACGACAAGTGGGTGTGGGGGCTGCCCGAGGCCCACGAGCTGGCGCAGCGCAACCTCTATACGCACGAGGTGAAGGACTTCACGGCGGACGAGATCGGCTTCATCACCGCCAACTACGACGGCCAGGTCGCGGCCATGGACGAGGCCTTCGCCGAGCTCATCGAGGCCCTGCGCGCCCGCGGCCGCCTCGACAACGCCCTCATCATCGTCACCTCCGATCACGGCGAGCTGCTCGGCGACCACGGCCAGGTCGGCCACATGGGACGCATGCTCTACGAGGGCCTGCTGCACATCCCGATGATCGTCCGCTTCCCCGGCGCCGATCGCCCGATGGGCACCACCGATCGCCACGTCCAGAACCTCGACGTGACTCCCACCGTCCTCGAGATCGCCGGCGTGCCGGTGCCCGAGGACGTGCAGGGCCGCGACGTCCGCACCGTCGAGCGTCCCAGCTTCGCGGAAGAGGACATCAACCCGTTCCTCGTCGCCGAGTACGGCGAGTTCTACGACCGCGCCACCCGCGTCCTGTTCGAGGGCAGCTGGAAGCTCATCACGACGTCGCGCGGCGAGAAGAAGCTCTTCGACCTCGCCCGCGATCCGGGCGAGACGCGCGATCTCGGCGCCGAGGAGCCGGACCGCCTGGCCGCGATGTCCCGTCGCCTCGAGGCGGCCATGCCGACGCGCGTGGCGGCCGCCAACCCCGACCAGCAGGTGAACTGATCCATGGCTTCCAACGGACACGCCAACGCATCCCAGCCCGCCAACGGCGGCGGCCGCGTCACCAGCATCGCCCGCTGGCTGTCGCGCAAGAAGCAGCCGCAGGCGCAGCCGGCCCCGAAGGTGTCGGTCGTGATGCCGGTCTACAACGCCGAGTCGACGCTGGCGGAGTGCCTCACGCGGCTGCACCAGTCGAGCTTCGGCGACTTCGAGACCATCATGGTCGACGACGGCTCCACCGACGGCTCGCGCGCCATCGCCGCGGGCTTCCCGGTGAAGATCGTCCCCTCGTCGGGACGCGTCGGCCCGGCCGCGGCGCGCAACCTCGGCGCGCGCGTGGCCACCGGCGACATCCTCTTCTTCATCGACTCCGACGTCATGGTCCGTCCCGACACGCTCGATCTCCTCGCCCGCGGCTTCGAGGGCGGCGAGATCGACGGCTTCTGCGGCGTGCAGGCGGCGGAGATGCGCCACCGCAACCTCCCGAGCCAGTACAAGAACATCTGGATGCGCTGGACGTACCTGCGCAAGACCGGCGACGTGCCGCTGTTCTACACCACCGCCGCTGCGATCCGCCGCGAGACCTTCCTGCGCGTCGGCGGATTCGACGCCGCCTACGGTACGCCGAGCGTCGAGGACACCGCCTTCGGCCAGAAGCTCGCCCGGCTCGGCGTCCGGGTGCGCGTGCATCCCGAGCTCGAGGTCGAGCACGTGAAGCGGTACTCGCTCTGGGGCCTGCTGAAGGTCGACTTCATGCGCGCGGCGTCGATGGTGCGCCTGAAGCTGCGCCATCCGAACGACCTCGGGCAGAACAACAGCTCGGTCCCGGGCGGCTTCATCGCCAGCATCCCGCTCACCGGGATCGCGGCGCTGCTGCTCGTCGCCGGGGCGATCTTCGGCTCGTGGATCGTCGCCGGCCTCGGCGCGCTCGCGGCGCTCGGCGTCGTGGCCCTCAACACCGGCTTCCTCGGGGCGATCCGCGAGTCGGACGGCCTCGTGCGCGCCATCGCCTCGATCCCGCTGCTCTGGCTCGAGCTGCTGGTCTCGGGCCTCGGCGCGGCCGTGGGCTTCGCCACCTATCCCTTCGGCCGCCGCTACTGAGACGAATCGCTTCAAGGAGATCGCGATGGGTTACCTCGACTACCTGCAGCACGGGAAGAAGATGTTCCGCAAGAAGGGCGAGCTTCCCGTGTACCTGGTGCAGTTCATCACCGACGCCTGCAACGCGAAGTGCAAGCACTGCCTGCTGGCGGACGGCGCCCACCCGGGGTGGGAAGAGCCGTCGATGACGTACCGCAAGCAGGAGCTGTCGCTCGAGGAGCTCGAGAAGATCACCGCCAGCTACGGCAAGGGCAGCCTGATGTTCCTCTTGCCGACGGGGGGCGAGCCGTTCCTGCGCAAGGACATCGGCGAGATCGTCAAGATTTGGCACAAGAACACCGGGGTGCGGAACGTCGGCATCCCGTCGAACGGCTCGACCACGGCGCGCACGGTGGCGATCGTGAAGGACCTGGTGGAGAGCTGCCCGGACCTCGACCTGCACATCGACATCTCGCTCGACGGGGTGGGCGAGCTGCACGACGAGATCCGCGTCTTCCCGGGCCTCTTCAAGCGCTCGATCGAGACCTACAAGGCGCTGCGCGAGCTCGAGAAGCACTACAAGAACTTCTCGGTGCAGGTGGAGACGACGGTCTCCAAGCACAACGAGGACGTGCTGATCGAGAACTACGAGTGGTTCCGCACGCACCTCGACGTCGACACGGTCTTCACGCTGCTCACGCGCGGGTCGCCGAAGGAGCCGCTGGCGAAGTTCTTCGACGTCGAGAAGTACCAGGCGTACGCGGACCACATGGAGCGGGAGTACAAGTCGGGGTCACTGAGCGGCTACGACCACTTCCCGTTCGCGGACTTCATCAACGCGAAGCGGATCGTGCGGCACAATCTGATTGCGAAGATCGCGCGCGAGAACACGTACCAGATTCCGTGCTACGCCGGGAACCTCGGCGGGGCGCTGTTCGCGAACGGCGACGTGTATCCGTGCGAGCTGCTGATCGACCGCAAGCTCGGGAACGTGCGCGAGGCGGACTACGACTTCAAGCGGATCTGGTTCAGCCCCGCGGCGGACGCGACGCGGAAGTTCATCCGCGAGTCGAAGTGCTTCTGCACGTACGAGTGCTTCCTCACGGTGAACATCCTGTTCAACCCGCTGATGATGCCGGCGGTGCTGAAGGAGTGGTCGAGCCTCAAGATGCGCAAGATGTGGCGCAAGCTCACCGGCCACCAGCCCGTGCCCCGGGCGCAGCTCGGCACCTGCGGAACCGGAGCACCGGACGCCGCTTCCACCAACCCGGCGCCGGCACCGGCTCGCGCCAACGCCTGACGTTTCGCACCACCCACCAGGAGGCTCCCCATGTTCCGCGGCAAGCGCATCACCGTCGTCATCCCCTGCTACAACGAAGAAGAGGGCGTCCGCACCGTCATCGAGCAGATGCCCCCGATCGTCGACGAGATCCTCGTCGTCGACAACGCCTCGACCGACCGCACCGCCGAGGTCGCCCGCGAGCTCGGCGCCCGCGTCGTCCACGAGAGCCGCAAGGGCTACGGCCGCGCCTACCGCACCGGCTTCGAGAAGGCGCGCGGCGACATCATCGTCACCATGGACGGCGACGGCACCTACCCGCCGAACTCGATCCCGCTGCTCCTCACCGTGCTGCTCGAGGAGAAGGTCGACTTCATGACCGCGCGCCGCTGGCGGTCGAAGAACGACAACTCGAAGAGCCCGCTGCGTCTCCTCGGCAACGCGATCCTCTCCAGCGTCACCATGGTCCTCTACCGCCGCTTCCTCATCGACTCGCAGTCGGGGATGTGGGTCTTCCGCCGCGACATCCTGCAGAAGATCGACCCGCAGTCGGACGGCATGGCGCTCTCGCAGGAGCTCAAGATCCTCGCCTTCACCCACCCGGACATCGTCTGCCTCGAGATGCCGATCTACTACGGCGAGCGCGTCGGCGAGTCGAAGCTGAACCTCTGGCGCGACGGCTTCGGCAACCTCTGGCACCTCTTCAGCATGCGCTTCACGCTGCGCAGCCGGCAGCGCGCGATGACCCAGATCACGCCGCTGACGCCGGTGGCGCGCGAGGAGGAGTCGGTCGAGGAGCCGCGGGCGCGTCAGGCACCCTGATCGGGGCGCCGCGTCGCGGTCGGTGGCGGCGAACACGGTCGGCCGGTGCCCACCGGCCGGCCACGGCCGTGCTCTCAGCCGCCCGCCGCCCGCGCTTCCACACCGTAGCGAGCGACGCTCTCGGCCGCGGCGGGCTCGCGCCATGCGAGCCCGCTTCCCCGTCGCACGTCCGTTCCGAGGTCGGCGAGAACGCCCTCGCTCGCTCGGCCGAGGTCGCCGATGTGGTCTCGCACCTCGTGGTGCTGAAGACGTCGCTACCGCGATTGGTGCCGGCGTCCAAGAGATCGTCGGCAGCGCTCACAAACGCGAAGCGGCGCCCATCGCTCGACACCGTTGCGTGGTAGCTGCAGCCGAGGCCCGGGCCCCCCCGGGAGATGACCCGAGCAAGCCACCGAGCCGTCTCCGAGGACGGCAGATTCGTCACGTTCGCCGATCCGTCGGGGAGCGCCCCGTCCAGGCCTCGAGACATCCGCGTCGGAAGCGTCGAGCGTCGGATCGACGCTCGGCCGATGCGCCTGGCCCGGCGTGACCTGGGCAGTCACACGAGATCACGTGCAACCTCAGGCGAGCACGACCCGGGCTTCCGCACCGCGGCGCCCGGCGATCGCCTCCTCGGCGATGTCGAGCCACGCGAGCTCGCTGCGCAGCCGCATCTCCGTGCGGTCCAGCAGCAGGCGGGTGACGAATCCCGCGTCCGCGAGTCGCGCGCGGCGCTTGCCCAGGCGCGAGAGCCGCTGAAGATGCAGGGCGCGCTGCGCGCGGAGCACTCCCAGGAGTACCTGCGTCCGTTCGTCGGTGAGGAGGAGTAGCTTCACCGAGAGATCGTCGTTCAAGGGCGGCGGCCGATCCGTCGGCGGGCTCAGCATCCAACGCACGAGGGTGCGCTCGCCGCGCGCGGTGATCTTGAAGACCCTCCGGTTGGGGCGCCCGGTTTGAGCCTGATCGAAGCCCTCGATCATGCGACGCGTCCTCAGGCGCTCGAGGGCGCGGTAGACCTGC
The genomic region above belongs to bacterium and contains:
- a CDS encoding helix-turn-helix transcriptional regulator, which encodes MARDAVDHAVLGLIAANADGIHGYRITSELGGCYRDLWALTPGQVYRALERLRTRRMIEGFDQAQTGRPNRRVFKITARGERTLVRWMLSPPTDRPPPLNDDLSVKLLLLTDERTQVLLGVLRAQRALHLQRLSRLGKRRARLADAGFVTRLLLDRTEMRLRSELAWLDIAEEAIAGRRGAEARVVLA
- a CDS encoding radical SAM protein — its product is MGYLDYLQHGKKMFRKKGELPVYLVQFITDACNAKCKHCLLADGAHPGWEEPSMTYRKQELSLEELEKITASYGKGSLMFLLPTGGEPFLRKDIGEIVKIWHKNTGVRNVGIPSNGSTTARTVAIVKDLVESCPDLDLHIDISLDGVGELHDEIRVFPGLFKRSIETYKALRELEKHYKNFSVQVETTVSKHNEDVLIENYEWFRTHLDVDTVFTLLTRGSPKEPLAKFFDVEKYQAYADHMEREYKSGSLSGYDHFPFADFINAKRIVRHNLIAKIARENTYQIPCYAGNLGGALFANGDVYPCELLIDRKLGNVREADYDFKRIWFSPAADATRKFIRESKCFCTYECFLTVNILFNPLMMPAVLKEWSSLKMRKMWRKLTGHQPVPRAQLGTCGTGAPDAASTNPAPAPARANA
- a CDS encoding glycosyltransferase family 2 protein encodes the protein MASNGHANASQPANGGGRVTSIARWLSRKKQPQAQPAPKVSVVMPVYNAESTLAECLTRLHQSSFGDFETIMVDDGSTDGSRAIAAGFPVKIVPSSGRVGPAAARNLGARVATGDILFFIDSDVMVRPDTLDLLARGFEGGEIDGFCGVQAAEMRHRNLPSQYKNIWMRWTYLRKTGDVPLFYTTAAAIRRETFLRVGGFDAAYGTPSVEDTAFGQKLARLGVRVRVHPELEVEHVKRYSLWGLLKVDFMRAASMVRLKLRHPNDLGQNNSSVPGGFIASIPLTGIAALLLVAGAIFGSWIVAGLGALAALGVVALNTGFLGAIRESDGLVRAIASIPLLWLELLVSGLGAAVGFATYPFGRRY
- a CDS encoding glycosyltransferase family 2 protein encodes the protein MFRGKRITVVIPCYNEEEGVRTVIEQMPPIVDEILVVDNASTDRTAEVARELGARVVHESRKGYGRAYRTGFEKARGDIIVTMDGDGTYPPNSIPLLLTVLLEEKVDFMTARRWRSKNDNSKSPLRLLGNAILSSVTMVLYRRFLIDSQSGMWVFRRDILQKIDPQSDGMALSQELKILAFTHPDIVCLEMPIYYGERVGESKLNLWRDGFGNLWHLFSMRFTLRSRQRAMTQITPLTPVAREEESVEEPRARQAP